The segment AAACTCTCCTTAAGAGCTTGATTAGTAATATTTATAAATCTTGCTTTTTCTCTTAATTCTTTTATATTTCTAGCACCTATATATCCCATTGCTTGTTTTAAAGCTGCTGAAAGTTCATTAATAACATTTTCTACGCTACCTTTATATGGCACAAGCCCTTCAACACCTTCAGGAGCATATTTTTTAGAGACCATGTATCTATCGATACTTTTAATTACAGATTCCGATCCCATTCCACGATAAAGTTTATATTTTCCTTTTAGGCCATATTTTGAACCATCAATTATTTCACTTGGAGATTCGTCGCAACCAGCAAATAAATTTCCACACATAACAGTATCTGCTCCAAGAGCTAAAGCTTTAACTATGTCCCCACCATATCTTATCCCGCCATCAGCTATTATTGGTATTCCATATTTTTTAGCTTCAAGATATACTAAATGTATAGCAGAAGCTTGTGGAACTCCAACTCCGGTAACTACTCTAGTAATACATATCGATCCTGCTCCTAATCCAACTCTAAAAGCGTCCGGATTAATCGATAAATAATCTATAACTGCTTCACTTGTAGCAATA is part of the Nitrososphaerota archaeon genome and harbors:
- a CDS encoding IMP dehydrogenase — encoded protein: MNDKLDSLKTFYSFDDLLILPNASSIEPNEAEISSLFTKNIILKKPFVSSPMDTVTEHRMAIALAKIGCIGVIHRNMSIEKEIEEVKKVKSINGEEESTIDDNGKLRVAAAIGPFDIERAKKLNSVKVDAIVIDCAHGHNLNVIKSIEKIKKEISCDLIVGNIATSEAVIDYLSINPDAFRVGLGAGSICITRVVTGVGVPQASAIHLVYLEAKKYGIPIIADGGIRYGGDIVKALALGADTVMCGNLFAGCDESPSEIIDGSKYGLKGKYKLYRGMGSESVIKSIDRYMVSKKYAPEGVEGLVPYKGSVENVINELSAALKQAMGYIGARNIKELREKARFINITNQALKESFPYNIFQLKSF